A genomic window from Candidatus Omnitrophota bacterium includes:
- a CDS encoding cytidylate kinase family protein, which translates to MSIVTISYGSSGIRGGLAENAAEKLGYNFAGRETLSLASQKYDIPEEKLSYALHHGPSFFGMSTAVRKRYIACIFASAAEILLRDNLVYNGPAGHVIAQGVSHILKVNLIVSLEARISFLMDRDNISMEKAEKIAAKEDADQKKWSSLFFGMDASDPNLFDRIIDVSRIGVDETVEQIAEAAREKKYQPMTYSMQCIRNKELAYRATACLIDLDPEIRAHSEEGAVFVHAKTMGRAKEKNQALIRERLEAFPDVKKIEIHMDEDLIDRMGGVLR; encoded by the coding sequence ATGTCGATCGTAACGATTTCCTATGGCTCCAGCGGCATCCGGGGCGGCTTGGCGGAAAATGCGGCGGAGAAGTTGGGTTATAACTTCGCGGGTCGGGAAACGTTGTCTCTCGCTTCGCAGAAATACGATATCCCGGAGGAAAAACTATCTTACGCTCTCCATCACGGTCCTTCCTTCTTCGGCATGTCCACCGCTGTGCGCAAACGTTATATCGCCTGCATTTTCGCTTCGGCGGCGGAAATTCTGCTGCGGGACAATTTGGTTTACAATGGCCCGGCGGGGCATGTCATCGCCCAAGGCGTTTCCCACATTCTGAAAGTCAACCTCATCGTATCGCTCGAAGCCCGCATCTCTTTCCTCATGGATCGCGATAATATCTCAATGGAAAAAGCGGAAAAAATCGCCGCCAAGGAAGATGCGGATCAAAAAAAATGGTCCTCTCTCTTTTTCGGGATGGACGCTTCCGATCCTAACTTGTTCGATCGGATCATTGATGTCAGCCGGATCGGCGTGGATGAAACCGTCGAACAAATCGCAGAGGCCGCCCGCGAAAAAAAATATCAGCCGATGACCTATTCGATGCAGTGCATACGCAATAAAGAGTTGGCTTACCGGGCGACCGCCTGTTTGATCGATCTCGATCCCGAAATCCGAGCGCACAGCGAAGAGGGCGCTGTTTTTGTTCACGCCAAGACGATGGGGCGGGCGAAAGAGAAGAATCAAGCGCTTATCCGGGAACGCCTCGAAGCCTTTCCGGACGTAAAAAAAATCGAAATTCATATGGATGAAGATTTGATCGACCGCATGGGGGGAGTGTTGCGCTAG
- a CDS encoding response regulator, whose amino-acid sequence MSKPMTILLLDDEPIVGKRLQPALAKEGYEVEVFQNSIEALTRIEEKEFDIVVTDIYMDEVDGIQILEKVHEKYPKTKVIVITGYAMMEMAREAMEKGAFDFIAKPFKPDDLRDAILKAVSSLRSESALQ is encoded by the coding sequence ATGAGTAAGCCGATGACGATTCTCCTGCTGGACGACGAACCGATCGTTGGGAAACGGTTGCAGCCCGCCTTAGCCAAGGAAGGATACGAGGTTGAGGTTTTTCAAAACTCAATAGAGGCTTTGACGCGGATCGAAGAGAAGGAATTCGATATCGTCGTGACCGATATTTACATGGATGAAGTGGATGGCATTCAAATCCTGGAAAAAGTTCATGAAAAATATCCGAAGACAAAAGTGATCGTAATTACCGGCTACGCCATGATGGAGATGGCGAGGGAAGCGATGGAAAAGGGCGCCTTCGACTTCATCGCCAAGCCTTTCAAGCCGGACGATCTTCGCGACGCGATTCTTAAAGCGGTTAGTTCTCTTCGTTCCGAGTCGGCTCTCCAATAG
- a CDS encoding ATP-binding protein encodes MTEWIADRFQTLGEGNADGPDSTNGPNMKAFESTRKALLSRPKFSIRLQIYISFVFSFTVILGFAIAQLAAMQMMKKKVVILDAANNALYEIQHALSFQNDFFLYGAGLDEALASLRRARSLLQNAVDSSRDIGDILGDLLAREKGYESMLKNRDSLEKQPYSAEKEAAIEKLDAEIRTEGKGTAIFGRELILREKKALQRMIGLSQNIHAYSLFSLLLIILFFTFLLTRRILARINRFVKYTQRIALGNYTLIIPARSYRDEFSDLAVAINRMIMELKLRQDILVQSHKLKAIGALTAGVAHELNNPLNNIMLTAHMFKEDYPNLSDEERQEMMEDVIHESERAKKIVSNLLDFARESHTVMAPLDIGGVIRETLDLAANQINLKGAHIDLRIESHLPVVNGDKQQLIQVFLNVIFNALDVTPKGGRIVVDVGPTKTAKFLTVKVTDFGPGIPDHVIPSIFDPFFTTKSKQGGTGLGLSVSQGIVAKHGGEISAYSEPNAGTTFTVALPAASPHGV; translated from the coding sequence ATGACGGAATGGATTGCGGATCGCTTCCAAACGCTTGGGGAAGGGAACGCCGATGGGCCGGATTCGACCAACGGTCCCAACATGAAGGCTTTCGAATCTACCCGCAAAGCCCTCCTATCCCGTCCTAAATTCAGTATCCGCTTGCAAATCTACATCAGTTTCGTCTTTTCTTTTACCGTCATTCTCGGATTCGCCATCGCCCAATTGGCGGCGATGCAGATGATGAAGAAAAAGGTCGTCATCCTGGACGCTGCCAATAACGCTCTATATGAAATCCAACATGCCCTGAGCTTTCAAAACGATTTTTTTTTATATGGCGCCGGTTTGGACGAGGCGTTGGCGAGTCTTCGCCGCGCTCGCAGCCTATTGCAGAATGCGGTGGATTCGTCGCGGGATATTGGCGATATTCTGGGCGATCTCCTGGCGCGCGAAAAAGGGTACGAATCGATGCTGAAAAATCGAGATTCTCTCGAAAAACAGCCTTATTCGGCGGAGAAGGAGGCAGCGATCGAAAAGTTGGATGCGGAGATTCGAACCGAGGGCAAGGGGACGGCAATTTTTGGAAGGGAATTGATTCTACGGGAAAAAAAAGCGTTGCAACGAATGATTGGATTATCTCAAAACATTCACGCCTATTCTCTCTTCTCGCTGCTTCTCATCATTCTCTTCTTCACTTTTTTGCTGACCCGCCGCATTCTGGCCCGCATCAACCGCTTCGTCAAATATACGCAACGCATCGCTCTGGGCAATTATACTCTCATCATCCCCGCTCGTTCCTACCGCGACGAATTTTCCGACCTCGCCGTCGCCATCAACCGCATGATCATGGAATTGAAGCTGCGCCAGGACATCCTTGTGCAATCGCACAAGTTGAAAGCGATAGGCGCGCTCACCGCCGGCGTCGCTCATGAATTGAACAATCCCCTCAATAACATCATGCTCACCGCCCACATGTTCAAGGAAGATTATCCCAATCTTTCCGATGAGGAACGGCAGGAGATGATGGAAGACGTCATCCATGAAAGCGAACGCGCCAAGAAGATTGTTTCCAACCTGTTGGATTTCGCCCGCGAAAGCCATACGGTGATGGCGCCTTTGGATATTGGCGGCGTCATCCGCGAAACCTTGGACCTGGCCGCCAATCAAATCAACTTGAAAGGCGCGCATATCGACCTTCGCATCGAATCCCATCTTCCCGTTGTGAATGGGGATAAGCAGCAATTGATTCAAGTTTTTCTCAACGTCATTTTCAATGCGCTGGACGTAACGCCTAAAGGAGGAAGGATCGTCGTCGATGTCGGTCCCACGAAAACCGCCAAATTTCTAACTGTGAAAGTAACCGATTTCGGCCCCGGCATTCCCGACCATGTCATCCCTTCCATCTTCGATCCCTTCTTTACGACGAAATCGAAACAAGGCGGTACGGGTTTGGGTTTGTCCGTCTCCCAGGGCATCGTCGCCAAGCACGGCGGGGAAATCAGCGCTTACAGCGAACCCAATGCGGGAACGACGTTCACGGTGGCTTTACCCGCCGCTTCGCCGCATGGAGTTTGA
- a CDS encoding SulP family inorganic anion transporter, translating to MWKSFLPFLSWFENYDPSKLRSDFIAGLNVALVLVPQSMAYAQLAGLPVYYGLYASFLPPMMAAMFGSSHQLATGPVAVVSLMTSTALAPLAVQGSAEYISYAILLSLMVGLVQFGLGVLRMGIVVNFLSHPVVTGFTNAAALIIASSQLSKIFGVYVDSGEYHCQTIYRVAIAACSYTHFLSIIMAALAIAIMWMLKRLFPRVPNVLIAVIITSLISYIIGFERNAEVPLSAISSEEARETVRHFNKAVCEMETLSEKRTILNPKIRESRRTDGVRSVKAAMLRHEADLLQLNMSECEEKCALYRDRLRIFLFESAIGENGEKKFFSLGEVPPPWKSDRSCWRMKVGNRQLKEESLTLFGGGEVVGAIPPGLPTLQWPRINLGVMAQLLPMALIISLLGFMEAISIAKAMAAKTGQRLNPNQELIGQGVANIVGAVGQSYPVSGSFSRSAVNIQAGATTGLSSVCASVIVVIVLLFLTPWLYYLPQAVLAAIIMLAVINLIDVSAIVRAWRTQKHDGAIAVITFVFTIAFAPHLDKGIFIGVLLSLAVFLYQHMRPRLTILSKHPDGSYRDSLRWNLKRCQHICAIRFNDALFFANATYLEDKILDWVSARPHLKHVLIVGNAINELDASGEEMLSSIVDKMHDGGYEISFSGLNDAILDVMKRTHLFEKIGEDHLFRNVQAALQSIHAKAHVDSQEKVCPLLEVCLQEEK from the coding sequence ATGTGGAAGAGTTTTTTACCTTTTTTATCCTGGTTTGAAAATTACGATCCGTCCAAATTGCGGTCGGATTTCATCGCGGGGCTTAACGTGGCGCTGGTGTTGGTTCCGCAATCGATGGCGTACGCCCAGCTGGCGGGGCTGCCGGTCTATTACGGCCTTTACGCCTCGTTTTTGCCGCCTATGATGGCGGCCATGTTCGGTTCGAGCCATCAGCTGGCGACCGGTCCCGTCGCCGTCGTGTCGCTGATGACCTCGACCGCCTTGGCGCCCTTGGCCGTGCAAGGAAGCGCCGAGTATATTTCCTACGCTATTTTACTCTCTCTGATGGTGGGGCTGGTTCAGTTCGGATTGGGCGTTTTGCGCATGGGAATCGTCGTCAATTTCCTATCCCATCCCGTTGTAACCGGCTTCACCAATGCGGCGGCGCTGATTATCGCCAGTTCCCAACTCTCCAAAATTTTCGGCGTTTACGTTGACAGCGGCGAATATCATTGCCAGACGATTTACCGCGTGGCGATCGCTGCTTGCTCCTATACCCACTTTTTAAGCATCATCATGGCCGCACTGGCCATCGCCATCATGTGGATGCTCAAACGGTTGTTTCCCCGAGTTCCCAACGTTCTGATCGCCGTCATTATTACTTCCCTCATTTCGTATATCATTGGCTTCGAACGCAACGCCGAAGTTCCTCTTTCCGCCATTTCATCCGAAGAAGCGAGGGAGACGGTCCGCCATTTCAATAAGGCGGTTTGCGAGATGGAAACGTTGTCCGAGAAACGAACCATCCTGAATCCGAAAATCCGAGAGTCGCGCCGGACGGATGGCGTTCGCTCCGTCAAAGCGGCGATGTTGCGCCACGAGGCGGATTTGTTGCAATTGAATATGTCGGAATGCGAAGAAAAATGCGCTCTTTATCGCGATCGGCTGCGGATTTTTCTTTTTGAGTCCGCCATCGGCGAAAACGGAGAGAAGAAATTCTTCTCCCTCGGCGAAGTCCCGCCTCCGTGGAAAAGCGATCGTTCTTGTTGGCGCATGAAAGTAGGCAACCGCCAATTGAAGGAAGAGTCGTTGACGTTGTTCGGAGGCGGCGAAGTCGTCGGCGCGATTCCGCCGGGGCTGCCCACGCTGCAATGGCCTCGAATCAACCTCGGCGTTATGGCGCAACTGCTTCCCATGGCGTTGATTATTTCCCTATTGGGATTCATGGAAGCCATTTCCATCGCTAAAGCCATGGCCGCCAAAACCGGCCAACGTCTGAATCCCAATCAGGAATTAATTGGGCAGGGCGTCGCAAACATCGTCGGCGCCGTGGGACAAAGCTATCCCGTTTCCGGTTCGTTTTCGCGTTCCGCCGTCAATATCCAGGCGGGAGCGACGACCGGCCTGTCCAGCGTATGCGCCAGCGTCATTGTCGTGATCGTTCTGTTATTCCTAACGCCTTGGCTTTATTATCTTCCGCAAGCGGTTCTGGCGGCCATCATCATGTTGGCGGTGATCAACCTTATCGACGTCAGCGCCATCGTGCGCGCATGGCGCACCCAAAAGCACGACGGCGCCATCGCCGTAATCACTTTCGTTTTCACGATCGCCTTCGCTCCTCATTTGGATAAGGGAATTTTCATCGGCGTGCTGCTTTCACTGGCCGTTTTCCTGTACCAGCATATGCGGCCGCGCTTAACCATCCTTTCCAAACATCCAGACGGAAGCTATCGGGATTCTCTCCGTTGGAATTTGAAGCGATGCCAGCATATCTGCGCCATCCGCTTCAATGATGCCCTCTTCTTCGCCAACGCCACCTATTTAGAAGATAAAATCCTAGATTGGGTTTCCGCCCGTCCCCATTTGAAACACGTCCTTATCGTGGGCAACGCCATCAACGAATTGGATGCGTCGGGCGAAGAGATGCTCTCCTCCATCGTCGACAAAATGCACGACGGCGGATACGAA